The stretch of DNA GGGGCTAGAGCTTGAAAATAAAACCGGGATTAATCCGTTTAAATACGGGCTTATTGGCTCGACAAACTCGCACACGGCGCTCGCGACAGGCGACGAAAGCAATTTTTTTGGTAAACATAGCGACGGTGAACCAAGCGCAGAGCGCGCGTCCAAAGGTGACGGCCTGTCCGAAGTATCGCGTATGGGCTGGCATTATCTAGCGGGCGGATACGCCGCCGTCTGGGCGAAGTCCAATACGCGCGAAGACATCTTTGATGCCATCATGGCCAAAGAAGTCTACGCCACAACTGGCCCTCGGATTGCCCTGCGTATGTTTGGCAGTTGGGAGTTTTCTGACACTGACGCGCAGGCTTCAAACTTTGTTGATATTGGCTATGAAAAAGGCGTGCCCATGGGCGGCGATCTGTCAAACCCACAAGACAAAAACAAAGCTCCAACCTTCCTCATCAACGCCTTAAAAGACCCTATTGGCGCAAATTTAGACCGCGTCCAAGTCATCAAAGGATGGCGAGATAAGGACGGTGCGTTACAAGAAAAAATATATGACGTCGCCTGGTCAGACGACCGAACATTTGACGCATCTGGTAAATTACCCGCTGTTGGAAACAGCGTTGATTTATCAAGTCCAAGTTTTGAGAACTCTATCGGCGATGCAGAATTACGCACTGTTTGGACAGACCCCGACTTTGACCCCGATGTGCCTGCATTTTATTATACGCGAGCGATTGAGATTCCTACCCCACGTTGGAATGCCTATGACGCCGTGCGTTACGGCGCAAAAATGCCAGAAGGCGCCGTCATGGTCACGCAAGAACGCGCCTATAGCTCGCCGATATGGTATCACCCAAAATAATAAACTGAGTGCATTCACATGACGACCAAAACATTGAATAGCCCAAAATTTTCCTCATTTTGGCGACTTCCCCTCCTGCATTTCACTTTTCTTGGACTTTTGATATTTGCGTGGGACGCCATGCGCGAACAGGCACCGTCGGATGATAGCTATTCGATTGTCGTGACCGTTCCGCAAGTCGAACGCATGGTCGGGCTTTGGACAAAGACGTGGGGCCGTCCCCCGTCCGATCAAGAGTTGCAAGGCCTTGTGCGCGATCACATCAAAGAAGAAATTTATTACCGCGAAGCGCGCCGTTTGGGACTAGAACAAAATGACGTGGTGATACGTCGTCGTCTGCGTCAAAAAATGGAGTTTCTCTCCGCCGATATAATTGATGATGTCATCCCTGACGAGGCCACACTGCGGGCCTATTATAACGCTAATCAGCGAAAATACTCGCAAAGTGCGGTCTTTGACATTGATCATATATATTACAAAGCCAACCAAAAAAGCCGCGCCAAAACAGACCTTGTTACGCTTAGCCTATCTGGCCGTTCCGACAGCATGGGAGACAGCATTGCTTTACCCCCGACCTTAGACGATGCCGATGAAAGACAAATCGCGCGCGTATTTGGATCGCAGTTCTGGACAGAAATCCAAAACTTGCCCGAAGGGATATGGCGAGGCCCGGTAGAGTCAGGTTTTGGCCTTCATCTTGTTAAAATAAATAAGACAGATGACGGTGGCCCACGCCCGTTTGATAGCGTGAAAGACGCCGTCGCCCGCGATTGGCAATCCGCTGAAAAGCTAAAAGCACAAAACAAAAGTTTTGAGACGCTGATGTCCAATTACAACATTGATATTGAAATGCCGTCTGAATAATGCGGGCGTTGTTTTTTGTAATCATCATCGTTCTTTCCTGGTTTTCCAATGCAGCCATGGCGCATGAAATACGTCCCGGCTATTTAGAAGTGAACGAACACGTCGTCACCGCCTCTGATACGACTACATTCTCCTATGATCTTGTCTGGAAAGCCCCTATCCGTATGGGCGTGCCACTGGCGGTATCACCAGAATTTCCGACTGATTGCGTTCTGTCCTCAAATGTTGAGCGTAAAAATAGCGGTAACGCCGTGATTAGCCGTTATGGCGTATCCTGCGACACGACGATTAGAGGCAGCGTGATTTCGTTCAACGGATTGGACGCCACACTCACAGACGTTCTGGTGCGGTTTCAGCCCCATGCTGGCAAACAGCAAACTTTGCGCGCGACAGCCAGCACACCCTTTGTCACGCTTGCGGTCAAACCATCCCGCTGGGATGTTGCTCAAACCTATTTTATTTTGGGCGTTGAGCATATCTGGTTTGGCTTTGATCATCTTTTATTTGTTCTAGGCTTGGTTTTATTAATCACAGGCGCACGGCGCATTATCGAGACCATCACCGCCTTCACCCTCGCCCATTCTGTGACTCTAATCGCAACGACCTTGGGCTGGGTCAGTTTACCTATTGCGCCTGTAGAGGCTGTAATTGCCCTCTCTATAGTTTTTTTAGCGACAGAAATAATTGCTAAACACCCAAATGAAGACCGCTTTGCAGAACGCTACCCTTGGATTGTTGCTGCTGCATTTGGCCTTTTACACGGATTTGGCTTTGCCAGTGCGCTGTCAAATATAGGTATGCCAGAGCAAGATGTACCAACCGCGCTTCTGACATTTAATCTTGGTGTTGAATTTGGTCAGCTAGCCTTTGTTGCTGTTTTATTAATCGCTTTATTCGTCATTCAAAAAATGAAGATACGCCGCTTTACAGAAATTGCAGCGAGCTATTACATCGGAGCCCTAGCTATGTTCTGGCTCATTCAACGCGTCATTTAAGAGAAATGTAAGTGGTGCGTTCAAATGATGCTGTCAAATTATACTGCGGCAGAAACGTCGCCTATTCACCGTTGCTATGTTCCAACTAGGGCAGCCAGAGCCGCCAATTTATCCGCATCTCCGGCTGGTTTATCCCACCGTATACGATGGATGCGTGGAAACCGAAGGGCGTAACCGGATTTATGCCGCGGGCTTTCGTGGGCGCTATCAAAGGCGACTTCAAAAACGAGCTCTTTTTTGACCTCTTGAACAGGGCCAAAGCGTTGCAATTTATGGACTCTAATCCATTTATCGATGTCTTTCATTTCTTCATCTGTAAACCCGAAATAGGCTTTACCAATCGGCAGTAAACGCCCATCATCATGCCACAGGCCAAAGGTATAATCCGAGTAAAAGGATGACCGTTTACCGTGTCCGCGCTGCGCATACATCAGAACGGCGTCGAGCAAAAATGGCTCTCGTTTCCATTTATACCATGCATGTTTTGGCCGCCCAGCAACATAGCTGGACGTCTTATCTTTTATCATAATGCCTTCTATAAGGCCGCCCGTTTGCGTCGCATCGTCTCGTAATTTTGAGAGGTCATCAGGGGTCTGAAAGTCTAGCACGTCGGATAAGGAAAATCGGTTTTCGTTTTGAGACGCAATGAGAGCTTCTAATTTTGCCCGACGTTGAGCAAGCGGCAGAACTTGTAGGTTTTCAGCACCATGCTGCAATATATCATAGGCCATCATATGCGCCGGTAATTTGTTCATCAGCGCTTTGGTTGGGGCCTTCTTATTCAGCCGCTGTTGCAAATCATTAAACCGTCCGATTGTGCCGTCCACATGGATCAGCAATTCCCCGTCCAAGACGCCGTGAAAATTAACGGCCTCTAGCAAGTCAGGGAAGCTTCGGGATATATCATCGCCTTTCCGCGAAAACAGTTTGGCCCCGTTTTCATTAGACGCGATTTGCACGCGGATACCATCATATTTCCATTCTGCCTGATGCGTCGTCGGACTAATGCGAGCGAAGTCTTTGTCTTCGATAGGATGCGCCAGCATAACGGGGGAATAGGTCAAAACATCGGAAATATCGGGGATATCCCCTGCCCCGTCTATCCACGCAAATAGTGTCTGGTAAGGCGCCTCTATGCCGTGCCAAAGCGTCTCTATGACTTGAACATCGACATCGTTCATATTGGCAAGAGTGCGCTTTACCGAACGTGCAGACATACCAATACGCAGCCCACGCGTTCCAAGCTTTAGCAAAGCCCAACGTTGCGGCGGCGTCATATTATCCAGAAGCTCTGCGAGATAATCCTTAATCCCGTCTTTGTCGCGCGCGCGGAATTCTGTGATAACGTCGGACAAACTTGGTAGACGGTTAAGGCGTTTGGCATCATCATTTGGGCGCCAAGCCAGCGCAACCGTTTCTGATAATTCGCCCACATAATCGCGGGATATGTCGAATAAAAACGGAGCCATTCGCTCTGCCATCATCGTCTTGGTCAGATTACGTTTGAACAGATCAAAACGGAGCGTGCCCGCAATGGCCGCCAAAGCCCAGCCGCGGTCTGGGTCTGGCGTTTCCAAAAGATATGTCGCGAGTATTGCCTCTTTGGCTTTGGTAGAATTTGTAAAATATAAATCATCGAGTAATTGCGAGAAGCGCTCCATTAATCCGCCTCCTCGTCTCGCCCGATAAGGTTAAGCGCTTTGGCATTAATACCGCGCGCACGCAGGGCATATTCAAGGGCCTCCACCCGGCCGTGAGTAATCCAAACATCGGGCGCACCCGTGGCAACAGCCGTTTCAATAAGGTCATCCCAATCCGCGTGATCAGAGACAATCAGCGCCATTTCCGCGCGTCTTTGTCGTGCCCTTGCGCGGATTTGCATCCAACCCGATGCCATAGTCAGCAGAGGGTCGGGCATACGCCGCGACCAACGGTCTGCGAGAGCTGACGGTGGGCAAAGCACAATTTTACCCCGCAGCATATCCCGGTCTTTCACAGATATTTCCGATACGGGTATCCAGTCACCAAAGTCAAAACCATAACTTTCATAAAGCTCGGTCAGTTTTTTTAAGGCCCCATGAATGTAGAACGGATATTCATATCCCGCAGCGCGTAAGGCCAGCATAACACGTTGGCACTTTCCCAGCGCGTAAACCCCGACCATATGAGTGCGGTCTGGCAGGGTCGTTAATGACCGCATTAATTTGGCAATTTCGTCTTCTAATGGGGGATGTTTAAAAACGGGTAGGGCAAAGGTGGCCTCTGTCACAAAGACATCACACGGTACGACTTCAAACGGCGGGCATGTCGGGTCAGGATGACGTTTAAAATCACCAGAGATAACAACCCGCTTGCTGTCATATTCTAACACAGCCTGCGCAGAGCCCAGAATATGACCTGCGGGAGCCAGCCACAGTGTCACACCCTTGCCCAAATCTTGCCGTGTCCCGTAAGGTAGCGGCACGCCACCCGCAACGGAAGCCTCTTGATAACGGGTTCGCATGATATCAATCGTCTCTGGCGTTGCGAAAACGGCTCCGTGGCCTGCGCGCGCATGATCTGCGTGACCATGGGTGATAACCGCGCGGTCAACTGCGTCATGCGGGTCAATGAAGCAATCCGCTGGGGCGCAATACAGGCCCTGCGGTTTTACTTGCATCCAATTCTCAACCGAGGCGTTCATCAATACGTATCCAGTCTTTAACCCACATAGGATTATGCGCGCCAACTTACATACGACAAACGCATCATTAATGGATGATGTTCCCAAAGCTTTTCAGGATTGGTTTACAGGCCAAGGCTGGGCGCTGCGCGATTATCAAGCCTATATGGTGGGGGCTTACGCGCGGCGCGAAGACACTCTTTTGATTGCGCCGACGGGCGGCGGTAAAACACTGGCGGGGTTTCTACCCAGCTTGATAGATCTGTCGCTGAAGCCAGCGGTGCACCCTGCAAAACTCCATACACTTTATATCTCTCCCCTACGGGCACTAACTAATGACATTGAACGCAATCTAATGCGCCCCGTTGAGGACATGGAGCTGCCGATAAAAATCGGTGTCCGCACGGGGGACACCAAACAATATCAACGCGCAAAACAACGCAAAACGCCGCCCGATATTTTACTGACAACACCTGAGAGCCTCATGCTGCTTTTATCTTATGAAAACGCGGCGGACTATTTCGCAGACTTACAGACCGTGATTATTGATGAGTTGCACAGTTTCGCAACCAACAAACGCGGGGATTTCACAAGTCTTGCGCTCGCGCGACTAAGAACCCTGGCCCCAGATCACATTCGCTTTGGTCTATCAGCGACGATTGCCAAACCCAAGGATGCCGCCGCGTGGTTAGGCGCAAGTGGGACCCCCGCAGCACTCCATAGCGTAGAATCAGCCGCCAAACCCAAAATTGATATTTTAGAACCAACCGTCAAATTTCCGCTGGGCGGTCATAATCCACGCTTTGCTGTGGCCGATATCTACGCACAAATTAAACAGGCGAAAAGCGTTATTGTGTTTGTAAACACACGCGCACAGGCAGAATTGTTGTTTCAACATCTATGGCAGGTCAATGATGATAACCTCCCCATTGGGCTTTATCATGGGTCGCTATCGCGAGACCGCCGCCAGAAAACGGAAAACCTGATTGCGGAGGGGCATTTGCGGGCCGTTGTCTCAACATCCGCGCTAGAGATGGGCATTGATTGGGGTGATGTTGATATGATCCTGCAAATCGGTGCGCCCAAGGGAGTAAGCCGCCTATTACAACGCATTGGGCGGTCTAACCACCGCCTGGACGAGCCGTCAAAAGCGGTCATGGTGCCGACTAATCCGCTAGAGGCCGTCGAATGTGCAGTTGCCATTCAGGCCATTGAGCGCGGTGACCGTGACGGCGAAGATTACCGCACGGGTTCCATGGATGTCATTGTCCAATATATCGTCAACCGGGCCTGTTCAGGCAAAGTCAAACCGCGCGAATTGCTCGCAGAAATCCGCAGTGCAACACCTTATTCAAAGTTGAAAAAAGCGGACTTTGATGCGCTATTGCGCTTTGCGGAAGACGGCGGTTACGCACTTAAGACATATGAGCGGTTCCACCGCCTTAAGAACAGCTCACGCGGATATGCCATTGCAACACAAGCACAAGCGCGTCGTCACCGTATGAATATCGGCACCATCGTTGAATATGCCAAGTTAAAAGTGCGCCGTATGGCAAGCCCCATATCAAAACGGGGTCGCGTTGTCGGCGAGATTGAAGAACGTTTCGTCATGCATCTTAACCCCGGCGATACGTTTATATTTGCTGGCGAAGTGTTAAAATATCACGGCGTCAGAGAGATGGCGATACAGGCCAGCCCCGCACGTCGCGCGCGGCCAAAAGTGCCTGCCTTTGCGGGCGGTATGATGCCGTTATCAAGCTATTTGGCGGACGGGGTAAGAACAATGGTGTCTAGTCCGTCCCATTGGAGCGGATTGCCTAGCCAAATTCAAAACTGGTTGAAATTGCAATCAGATTTTTCTGCGCTGCCCAAGGCACAAGGTGTATTAGTCGAAGCATTTTTTGACCGCGATGATCACGTCATTGTTCTGCACAGTTTTGAAGGCCGTAAAGTTAATCAAGCGCTAGGTTTTCTGCTTACCAAACGCATGGAAAAGGTCGGGCTAAAACCGTTGACCTTTAGTATTACAGATTATGCTCTGACAATTACATCGCTAGAGCCCGTGAACAACATTCATGCCCTTCTGACGCCAGACATTTTAGATGACGCATTGACCGAATGGATTATAAATTCCCCCATGGTGAAGCGGTCATTTCGTAAAATTGCAACAATTGCGGGGCTGACAGAACAACGTCTGCCTGGTGCGCAACGGTCTATGAAGCAGGTCACATTCAGCACAGATTTAATATATGATGTTCTCATGAAATATGAGCCTGATCACATTTTACTGCGTATCGCGAGGGAAGAAGCCGAGCGTGACCTTTTAGATATTGATCGTTTACGGGACTGGATGATGGATATTCAAGGAAAAATAGAGGTGAAAATTCTTCCCCATGCGTCCCCTTTGTCTATTCCCTCAATGTTGCAATTGGGTCGCGAACATATTCAAGGCTCCGCAGACAAAGCTCTATTAGAACAAGCGTCCGTGGATAGAGGTCAGGCGCTACTCTCTGACGTGCAGCACTCACTTAATGAAATGGTGCAACCTCGTGCCAAATAAGGTCATCCATCAAACACAAGCGGGCGAAATTATTTTCGACGGGCGGAAGGTTGCGTTTCTACCAAAGTCCAAGACACTCCTGGTCGCAGACCTTCATTTTGAAAAAGGCAGTTTTTTGCAAATGAACGGCCACGCACCATTGCCTGCCTATGACACCCAAGACACGATTAACGCCTTAGCCGCGGTGATTTCTGACTATGAACCCAGCCACGTCGTCGCTTTGGGGGATAGTTTCCACGATATTGATGCGGGCCTGCGTTTATCCGAAGGCCATAGCCGGGCCATTAATGATATGATTAAATCTTTGCCAGAGTTCACATGGATACTCGGCAATCACGACCCTGATATTCCGCAAAGCCTGCTTGGGCAGCAACAAGACCATTTAACCATTGACGGGTTTTTATTGACCCATCTGCCGACAGGTGGCGCCGAGAGCGTGAATATTTGCGGGCACTTGCATCCCAAAGCAAAGATAAAGCTACGGCGGCGGCATTTATCGAAGCCCTGTTTTGCCTGTTCTGACGACAGGATAATCATGCCGTCATTTGGCACCTATACAGGTGGTCTGTGGGTGACCCACACCGCCATTACAGATGTGTTGAATGCGCCGGCCCAATATTACGCCACGGACGGCGAGGATATTTTTCAATTAAGCGAAAACTCTGTGCAAGCTTACCCAAGCTTATAACCAAAAATAAAAAAGGGGCACTGCGAACAGCACCCCTTTAAATTTGATTAGGTGACGACCCTAGAAAGTGTAGCTACCACCAAAGATGATGCGGCGATCAGGCAATCCAACGAAACATGTTGGGCCTTCTTTCGTAGCACATTTTTGGATGATGCCTGATTTAGTCAGGTTCGTCGCTTCTACGCCGATATTGAAGTTATCAGTAACGTCATAGTTGATAGAAGCGTTAAGCTGTCCGCGCGCTAATGTGTGCACAGGGAAGCTGAGTGTTGAACTACCCGATGTGTTAGCACCACCGCCAAAGTCATTTGTACGGAAGCTTGAACGCCATGTGTAGCGTGCGCGAGCCTGTAGACCATATTTCTCATAGTAACCTGTAATATTATAGGCTGTTTTAGAGAAATCCAGGAGGCCGCGTGGAACGCTGAGCGGTCCAAGAACGGTTAAGCCGCGACCCGATGTTGTATCAACCACAGTACCACCAGAGAACTTCTGAAGCGTCAAGTTACCAGCCGCACCAAAGCCTGATGCCCAACCGAGACGGTCTTCAAAAGACGACAGGTCATATTGAAGCGCCATTTCAACGCCAGACTGTGTTGTGACAGACGGATCATTACCCGGCTGCGTGAAATCTACACAGAGACCAGTTGAGTTTGGATCACCAAGCACATTTGGCTGAACTGTCGGGTTGAAGAAACCAGAAGAACAGTTCGGGCCAGACTCGCGAACCAAGTCACTTGTGCCGTTCAGACCGTTCACATCATTGACGTCAGCAACAAGGGCGGCGCCTTCGAAGTTCTGACCAAAGATGTTTGTGCGGTCTTTTGTGAAGTAACCAATACTAAAGACAGCTGACGGGGCGAAATACCAATCAGCAGAGACATCAAACGACGTCACTTCTTCTGGCTCTAAACCTGGGTTACCAAGGCTAACAGCTGAGTTTTCTTGGTTGTCCAAGGTAAAGCCAGACGCCAGTGAACTAAAGTCAGGACGGCGTACGTCTTTACCATAGCCAAGGCGCAGAACGACTTCGTCAGACGGCGTTGCAACCAAGTTGAAACGCGGTAAGAAAAACTCATAGCTACCGCTTGTTGTTTCCAACTGACGTGCAGCACCGTTAATGGATGGCGCATAGCCCGTTGAATCGATATCAGTAGAGATATAACGAAGACCCAAGTTACCGCGGAAGATACCGCTGGCAAAGTTGGCTTGGCCGTAAAGCGCCGTCGTTTTTTCACTAATATCACGATAAGCGTTCAAATCTTCTGACAAGTTGAGCGTCAAATCACCATCGGCATTTGGGTTCGCAAGACGGTGCGCGGCCAGCGCGGCTTCCAGTGAAGCCAAAACTGCGTCTGGATCAGAGAATGAGAGATCCGGGTCAACAAGCAGGAAGTCACTGATAAACAAGTCGCGTCCGTCCGCATCACCAAAGTTATCGGGACCAACAACAAGGATATCAGAGAACGCTGAGCCGCGAGGCGCATCTTCTGCCTGGCTAAACCCGCCAATACGGTCATCGATATCAATAAATTCATGTGTTGATTTGTTGAAACGAATACCCGCTTCGACAGATGTCAAATAGTCACCAAATTTGCTGTCTGTAAAGTCATAGGCAACGTCAAGACGCGCTGCGCTTTCGGCGTTGTCTGTTGTATTACGACCCACATCGACCTGATCCAGCATCACATTGTCTGGGTTCGTTAGATCGGCAAGTGACGGCGCAGTTGGCGAATCAAAGTTGATACCCCACTGAATTTGATCATTGCGCAAATCATAACGGAATGGTGTGCAGTTATCATTCCGGCTGTCGACATTGATACAGTTCGGGTTGATAAAGTTGACTGTCGTGTTGAATGTCGGCGTCGACGAGTCAGCAGATGATGTAGCCAGTTCGGCTGACACGTCCCAGTTACCACGGGTCCATTCGCCGCCTAATGAGAAGATTTGACTGTCAGTGACACGCGCCGCAGTTTCGCTCGAAAAGCGCAGGTTACCATCGTGATCTGTTGGACCAGGTTCGATAATACCAACCAGCGCACCTTCTAGGACAGGACCACCAATCGCGGTGTAATCCAGCGTTTCAAATTCTGTTGGCGCGTTTTCAGGACGGGTTCTTAGGCCCGAAATACCAGACGCCTGTAGACGGTACTGGTCACGGCTGCGCTCTTGATTATTGATAATCGCAGACGCCGTAAGCGTAAGCTCTTCATTCGGTGCCCACTCAACAGTCGACGCCAAGTTTAGAGTTTCGTAGTCATCGTTCTCTTGTTCCTGAACAAGGAACTGAACACCTTGATAGGCTGTAGGGCCGACCGCTGGATTGACAGTCAGGTTATCACGGTCAACGCGCGGACGGAAAGAAACAGCTTCCTGTTCAGTGTAGCTACCCGTGATAACAACACCAATTTCACCGCCGCCAGTGTCCCAGCGGTTACCAAGTGCGCCAGAAATACGGGGCTTAATGCCTTCGACGCTAAGGCTACTGTCTTCACCTTGAACACGGATGTTCATCAACGGCTTTTTAAGATCTAGCGGTTGGATTGTTTTAAGATTAACTGTTCCGCCGACAGACCCTTCAATGGTCTTGGCTTCGGGGGCCTTAATAACTTCCACAGAGGAAATGATTGCAGGGTTTACATCTTCAAAGCTTATGCCGTTACGACCGGCGCCAGAACCGACTGAGGAAATACCATTAATTTCAACGCGGTTAGAGTTTGAACCCCGAATCTGTACGCCCGTACCAACACCGGCTGTACGCGTGATTTGGATACCTGTGATATTTTCTAGAACTTCGGCAAGGTTTTGATCAGGAAGCTTACCAATGTCTTCGGCGCGGATAACTTCAATCAAGCTATCGGCATTGCGTTTTTCAATCAGCGCATTTTCAAGAGAGGCGCGAATACCCGTAACGATAATCTCGTCCTCTGGGTTATCTTGCGCCATGACAGCTGTTGATGTTGCCATCATTGTAAGACCCGTACCAACGAGCAATGATAGCCGGAGCCATAATGCACGATTCTGACGTGCGGGTTGTGTTGAGTTCGACATAATTTTCCCCTGTGGTGAATAATGTTAGTATTATGACATTTTTATTGTAATTTATACCAATGAATGGAGCCAATCGCCCCCTTCTGTCAACCACTTAATTAAACCAATATACATTAAATTGGTCCTACCAATTTAATGTCTGCATGTATTTAATGCTTAAGATATTGAAGGGTCGCGAGAGATAATGACGGCTGACCTAATCAAAGGACGCCTTAACCTCATAAAACGTGGCCTGCGCATAGTCATCAGCGCGACCTGTATTGTTTTGATTATAAACGCCCGCTTTGAAATACATGAACTCGTCAGCGGCATCATATCCGCTGCCCGTTTGATCGATTGTGTGGGCGGCTATAATAGCTCCGTCCTGAATGATGCGCACGTCAATGAAATTACCTCGCGCCTTAATCTCGTAACTAAACACCTCATCAAGCGGAATACCGTTCATTGGGTCGTCTTTGTAATTCTTACGCTCGCCAATTAAATCATAATAAATATCATCGCCGCCAGAAGGTTCGTGGGATGCAAAGATAACGCCGTTTTTATGCCCCGCGCGCTTACGATAAAAAAGCTTCACAGGTTCGTCATGCTTGGCATGTATCTGCCCAATAACAATAACGCCGTGATGAATTTTCTTGCCGCTTTCCGTTGTGCGGTCTATTTTCAAGGTCGCCGTCAGCGTTCCGTCCACGGCGCCCGCCTTATCTTTGGCTTTTTGGGGTGCAGACGAAAAGACCCAATTGTTCTTGTTAGGCGTGCCGTCATTATTGCGTGTCGAAATACTGCTGTCGCCACGACGTAACATGCCGCGCAACTCTGACCGCACATTCTTGGTATTCTTAGATGTTGTCGGCCCTTTATTAGGGGCGCGCATGACCATCCCGCCATCATCGCCCGTGTAGAACCACGGCTTCATGGTAAAGCCGCCCGCAAGGTCTCTTTCTTTTATATTATCCGCCTTGCCGTCTTTGTTTTCATCAACAGGCACGCTGAGCGTCCAGCCGAGTAAATCAAAATTTTGACCGGGCGTAAAATCTGGCGATAAACCGTAGCCGCCTGATTCGCGGCTAATGAACCGCGTGCTGGTCTCGGCCTCGCCGTCTACAGGGGAAACATCGAAATCATCAAATCGCGCGCCCTTGTTGCGACCGCTAGCGAAGACGTAAACAAGGCCCGTGTCGTCACTCTCAAATGTAACCGATACCGGTGACCATTTTTTGGCTTTCATATTCGCGTCAAAAAATATTTCTTTCCCGACCTTAACCCCAATTACGCCGCTACCCTTTATATGGGCCGAAAGCGTGTAAGGTTGGTTTGGAGCCAATTGTATGGCCTGTTGGATATTGCCGTCTTTACTTAAGATTTTTACCGATTTTTCGCCCAAAAAAGCATCGCCCGATATGGAAACGTCTTTACCGTTAGGGTCGTGTTCTGCCCATGCGCCAATACCCGCTTCAAAACCACCATCCGCCATTAAAGCTGTTTGGGCAATAGCAAGAGAGGACAGGCCCAAAGAAAGACCTGCCCCCAAAATTAAAGATGATAGTCTGCGGCGCATTTAGCGCTGCACGCGACCAGAGCCGTCGCCGCCCATGAGGTTTTCAACCTCGGCCCGTGACACGCGGTTATAATCACCCAGTATGGAGTGTTTCAACGCGGATCCCGCGACCGCAAACTCAAGGGATTGCTGACGGTCCTCATAGAGGTTCATCCCTGCAATAAAAGCAGACGCAAAGCTATCGCCGCCGCCAACGCGGTCAACAATATCTGTCAGTTCGTATTTCTTAGACGATAGAAAGCCGTTTTTACGGTCACGCATACAAGCGGACCATCCATTGATATTGGCATTAACGGCCGCGCGCAGAGTAATGGCGATCGTCGACATGCCCGGATAAATATCCAGAACTTTTTGCGACAATTCTTCATACTTTGATAAATCGAGATGTCCGCTTCCGCTTTCAACGTCGACGTCGACTGAAATACCCAGTGATTTCTGGCAATCTTCTTCATTAGCAATACCCACATCGATAT from Fretibacter rubidus encodes:
- a CDS encoding TonB-dependent receptor encodes the protein MSNSTQPARQNRALWLRLSLLVGTGLTMMATSTAVMAQDNPEDEIIVTGIRASLENALIEKRNADSLIEVIRAEDIGKLPDQNLAEVLENITGIQITRTAGVGTGVQIRGSNSNRVEINGISSVGSGAGRNGISFEDVNPAIISSVEVIKAPEAKTIEGSVGGTVNLKTIQPLDLKKPLMNIRVQGEDSSLSVEGIKPRISGALGNRWDTGGGEIGVVITGSYTEQEAVSFRPRVDRDNLTVNPAVGPTAYQGVQFLVQEQENDDYETLNLASTVEWAPNEELTLTASAIINNQERSRDQYRLQASGISGLRTRPENAPTEFETLDYTAIGGPVLEGALVGIIEPGPTDHDGNLRFSSETAARVTDSQIFSLGGEWTRGNWDVSAELATSSADSSTPTFNTTVNFINPNCINVDSRNDNCTPFRYDLRNDQIQWGINFDSPTAPSLADLTNPDNVMLDQVDVGRNTTDNAESAARLDVAYDFTDSKFGDYLTSVEAGIRFNKSTHEFIDIDDRIGGFSQAEDAPRGSAFSDILVVGPDNFGDADGRDLFISDFLLVDPDLSFSDPDAVLASLEAALAAHRLANPNADGDLTLNLSEDLNAYRDISEKTTALYGQANFASGIFRGNLGLRYISTDIDSTGYAPSINGAARQLETTSGSYEFFLPRFNLVATPSDEVVLRLGYGKDVRRPDFSSLASGFTLDNQENSAVSLGNPGLEPEEVTSFDVSADWYFAPSAVFSIGYFTKDRTNIFGQNFEGAALVADVNDVNGLNGTSDLVRESGPNCSSGFFNPTVQPNVLGDPNSTGLCVDFTQPGNDPSVTTQSGVEMALQYDLSSFEDRLGWASGFGAAGNLTLQKFSGGTVVDTTSGRGLTVLGPLSVPRGLLDFSKTAYNITGYYEKYGLQARARYTWRSSFRTNDFGGGANTSGSSTLSFPVHTLARGQLNASINYDVTDNFNIGVEATNLTKSGIIQKCATKEGPTCFVGLPDRRIIFGGSYTF
- a CDS encoding ligase-associated DNA damage response DEXH box helicase; protein product: MRANLHTTNASLMDDVPKAFQDWFTGQGWALRDYQAYMVGAYARREDTLLIAPTGGGKTLAGFLPSLIDLSLKPAVHPAKLHTLYISPLRALTNDIERNLMRPVEDMELPIKIGVRTGDTKQYQRAKQRKTPPDILLTTPESLMLLLSYENAADYFADLQTVIIDELHSFATNKRGDFTSLALARLRTLAPDHIRFGLSATIAKPKDAAAWLGASGTPAALHSVESAAKPKIDILEPTVKFPLGGHNPRFAVADIYAQIKQAKSVIVFVNTRAQAELLFQHLWQVNDDNLPIGLYHGSLSRDRRQKTENLIAEGHLRAVVSTSALEMGIDWGDVDMILQIGAPKGVSRLLQRIGRSNHRLDEPSKAVMVPTNPLEAVECAVAIQAIERGDRDGEDYRTGSMDVIVQYIVNRACSGKVKPRELLAEIRSATPYSKLKKADFDALLRFAEDGGYALKTYERFHRLKNSSRGYAIATQAQARRHRMNIGTIVEYAKLKVRRMASPISKRGRVVGEIEERFVMHLNPGDTFIFAGEVLKYHGVREMAIQASPARRARPKVPAFAGGMMPLSSYLADGVRTMVSSPSHWSGLPSQIQNWLKLQSDFSALPKAQGVLVEAFFDRDDHVIVLHSFEGRKVNQALGFLLTKRMEKVGLKPLTFSITDYALTITSLEPVNNIHALLTPDILDDALTEWIINSPMVKRSFRKIATIAGLTEQRLPGAQRSMKQVTFSTDLIYDVLMKYEPDHILLRIAREEAERDLLDIDRLRDWMMDIQGKIEVKILPHASPLSIPSMLQLGREHIQGSADKALLEQASVDRGQALLSDVQHSLNEMVQPRAK
- the pdeM gene encoding ligase-associated DNA damage response endonuclease PdeM, whose product is MPNKVIHQTQAGEIIFDGRKVAFLPKSKTLLVADLHFEKGSFLQMNGHAPLPAYDTQDTINALAAVISDYEPSHVVALGDSFHDIDAGLRLSEGHSRAINDMIKSLPEFTWILGNHDPDIPQSLLGQQQDHLTIDGFLLTHLPTGGAESVNICGHLHPKAKIKLRRRHLSKPCFACSDDRIIMPSFGTYTGGLWVTHTAITDVLNAPAQYYATDGEDIFQLSENSVQAYPSL